In Capsicum annuum cultivar UCD-10X-F1 chromosome 11, UCD10Xv1.1, whole genome shotgun sequence, one genomic interval encodes:
- the LOC107847772 gene encoding probable protein S-acyltransferase 22 isoform X1 translates to MDGNFLIILFRYVSFWQVVAVAVFLALGFAFYVFFAPFVGKTMFQYIVMGLYTPLIISAFGLYIWCAAADPADPGVFKSKKYLKKLDKKKQVQVKESKLGCETNSSIQDVNAASIGENASAKSNKGTEPAADHIEIEQEVTATRQRSRSSGLLALLPCALISNCAGRHTESSQQQLSEDGMFYCSLCEVEVFKYSKHCRVCDKCVDQFDHHCRWINNCIGKRNYRKFFTLMVSALLLLILQWSTGILVLICCFIEKKKFSAEITSKLGSSFSIVPFVIVVAVCTILAMIATLPLAQLFFFHILLIKKGISTYDYIIALRDQEQQGVAGQQSPQMSTVSSLTGLSSASSFNTFQRAAWCTPPRLFVEDQYDVVPPDTVSVSSLGKRSTAEEPIKKKNPAAVKISPWTLARLNAEDVSKAAAEARKKSKILQPVVRNKDPYALETNSSLGSSGRRMVPRPDNNRRRAGKRVRLPAELPFETMSKIPSDIAQNSRRPMMTESSSSLAPLQLEARSDFRTNRGLSTSGVVVASSPESSLDSPDIHPLRVSSSGVEDAARLVGHLSSGTTLQKDTPLSRSTSDGYEASGGEDSDRVPTRIVQRSTRWSSILFGADQQDDRVRRLMVPSSSSQTNIRKH, encoded by the exons ATGGATGGCAACTTCCTTATCATCCTCTTCAG GTATGTATCTTTTTGGCAGGTGGTAGCTGTTGCTGTATTTCTGGCATTGGGATTTGCTTTCTATGTTTTCTTTGCACCTTTTGTTGGAAAGACAATGTTTCAGTATATTGTGATGGGGCTTTATACTCCTCTT ATTATTAGTGCATTTGGCTTGTATATCTGGTGTGCTGCTGCTGATCCCGCTGATCCAGGAGTTTTTAAATCCAAGAAATATCTAAAGAAGCTAGACAAGAAAAAGCAAGTCCAAGTTAAAGAATCTAAATTAGGATGTGAGACGAATTCGTCTATACAGGATGTTAATGCTGCATCAATTGGGGAAAATGCATCTGCAAAAAGCAATAAAGGAACTGAACCAGCTGCAGATCACATTGAAATTGAACAGGAAGTTACAGCTACTCGTCAAAGATCTCGCTCTTCCGGATTGTTGGCTCTACTACCTTGTGCTCTTATCAGCAACTGTGCAGGTAGACATACTGAATCTTCTCAGCAACAGTTGAGTGAAGATGGCATGTTCTACTGCAGTTTGTGTGAAGTAGAG GTATTTAAATACAGCAAGCATTGCAGAGTATGCGACAAGTGTGTAGATCAGTTTGACCATCATTGCAGG tGGATAAACAACTGTATAGGGAAAAGGAACTATCGCAAGTTCTTTACGCTCATGGTTTCAGCCCTCCTGCTG CTTATACTTCAGTGGTCAACTGGGATTCTTGTGCTAATCTGCTGCTTtattgagaagaagaaattttcTGCGGAAATCACCTCCAAATTGGGAAGCAGTTTCTCCATTGTTCCCTTTGTTATTGTAGTG GCTGTCTGTACCATATTGGCCATGATAGCTACTCTGCCACTTGCtcaacttttcttctttcacataCTCCTCATAAAGAAG GGAATTAGCACCTATGACTACATCATTGCTCTCAGAGATCAAGAGCAACAAGGAGTTGCAGGTCAGCAAAGTCCTCAAATGTCCACTGTTAGCTCCCTAACTGGATTAAGCAGTGCAAGCTCCTTTAATACTTTCCAACGAGCAGCATGGTGCACACCACCTCGCCTTTTTGTTGAGGATCAG TATGATGTAGTTCCTCCTGACACCGTATCAGTCAGTTCACTTGGTAAAAGGTCAACGGCAGAAGAACCAATTAAGAAAAAGAATCCAGCTGCTGTGAAGATCAGCCCATGGACATTAGCACGATTGAATGCAGAGGATGTTTCGAAAGCTGCGGCTGAAGCAAGGAAGAAATCGAAAATTCTCCAGCCTGTGGTGAGAAACAAAGATCCTTACGCTCTTGAAACAAACAGCAGTTTAGGAAGTAGCGGACGTCGCATGGTGCCTAGGCCTGATAACAATAGACGGAGAGCTGGCAAACGAGTTCGACTCCCTGCAGAGCTACCCTTTGAAACCATGAGTAAGATCCCCAGTGATATAGCTCAAAACAGCAGAAGGCCCATGATGACCGAGTCATCAAGCAGTTTAGCTCCCCTTCAGCTTGAAGCACGGAGTGATTTCCGAACAAACCGAGGACTGTCCACCTCAGGTGTTGTTGTTGCTTCTTCACCCGAGAGTAGTTTGGACTCTCCTGACATTCACCCACTACGGGTGTCATCGTCAGGAGTTGAAGACGCTGCACGTCTTGTAGGCCACCTATCATCTGGAACGACTCTTCAGAAGGACACTCCATTGTCCAGGTCAACTAGTGATGGATACGAGGCATCTGGTGGGGAGGATAGCGATCGTGTGCCTACCCGAATTGTGCAAAGATCAACAAGGTGGAGTAGCATTCTTTTTGGCGCTGATCAACAAGATGATAGAGTTAGAAGATTGATGGTACCGTCTTCATCAAGCCAGACTAACATCAGGAAGCATTGA
- the LOC107847772 gene encoding probable protein S-acyltransferase 22 isoform X2: MRKHGWQLPYHPLQVVAVAVFLALGFAFYVFFAPFVGKTMFQYIVMGLYTPLIISAFGLYIWCAAADPADPGVFKSKKYLKKLDKKKQVQVKESKLGCETNSSIQDVNAASIGENASAKSNKGTEPAADHIEIEQEVTATRQRSRSSGLLALLPCALISNCAGRHTESSQQQLSEDGMFYCSLCEVEVFKYSKHCRVCDKCVDQFDHHCRWINNCIGKRNYRKFFTLMVSALLLLILQWSTGILVLICCFIEKKKFSAEITSKLGSSFSIVPFVIVVAVCTILAMIATLPLAQLFFFHILLIKKGISTYDYIIALRDQEQQGVAGQQSPQMSTVSSLTGLSSASSFNTFQRAAWCTPPRLFVEDQYDVVPPDTVSVSSLGKRSTAEEPIKKKNPAAVKISPWTLARLNAEDVSKAAAEARKKSKILQPVVRNKDPYALETNSSLGSSGRRMVPRPDNNRRRAGKRVRLPAELPFETMSKIPSDIAQNSRRPMMTESSSSLAPLQLEARSDFRTNRGLSTSGVVVASSPESSLDSPDIHPLRVSSSGVEDAARLVGHLSSGTTLQKDTPLSRSTSDGYEASGGEDSDRVPTRIVQRSTRWSSILFGADQQDDRVRRLMVPSSSSQTNIRKH, encoded by the exons ATGAGGAAGCATGGATGGCAACTTCCTTATCATCCTCTTCAG GTGGTAGCTGTTGCTGTATTTCTGGCATTGGGATTTGCTTTCTATGTTTTCTTTGCACCTTTTGTTGGAAAGACAATGTTTCAGTATATTGTGATGGGGCTTTATACTCCTCTT ATTATTAGTGCATTTGGCTTGTATATCTGGTGTGCTGCTGCTGATCCCGCTGATCCAGGAGTTTTTAAATCCAAGAAATATCTAAAGAAGCTAGACAAGAAAAAGCAAGTCCAAGTTAAAGAATCTAAATTAGGATGTGAGACGAATTCGTCTATACAGGATGTTAATGCTGCATCAATTGGGGAAAATGCATCTGCAAAAAGCAATAAAGGAACTGAACCAGCTGCAGATCACATTGAAATTGAACAGGAAGTTACAGCTACTCGTCAAAGATCTCGCTCTTCCGGATTGTTGGCTCTACTACCTTGTGCTCTTATCAGCAACTGTGCAGGTAGACATACTGAATCTTCTCAGCAACAGTTGAGTGAAGATGGCATGTTCTACTGCAGTTTGTGTGAAGTAGAG GTATTTAAATACAGCAAGCATTGCAGAGTATGCGACAAGTGTGTAGATCAGTTTGACCATCATTGCAGG tGGATAAACAACTGTATAGGGAAAAGGAACTATCGCAAGTTCTTTACGCTCATGGTTTCAGCCCTCCTGCTG CTTATACTTCAGTGGTCAACTGGGATTCTTGTGCTAATCTGCTGCTTtattgagaagaagaaattttcTGCGGAAATCACCTCCAAATTGGGAAGCAGTTTCTCCATTGTTCCCTTTGTTATTGTAGTG GCTGTCTGTACCATATTGGCCATGATAGCTACTCTGCCACTTGCtcaacttttcttctttcacataCTCCTCATAAAGAAG GGAATTAGCACCTATGACTACATCATTGCTCTCAGAGATCAAGAGCAACAAGGAGTTGCAGGTCAGCAAAGTCCTCAAATGTCCACTGTTAGCTCCCTAACTGGATTAAGCAGTGCAAGCTCCTTTAATACTTTCCAACGAGCAGCATGGTGCACACCACCTCGCCTTTTTGTTGAGGATCAG TATGATGTAGTTCCTCCTGACACCGTATCAGTCAGTTCACTTGGTAAAAGGTCAACGGCAGAAGAACCAATTAAGAAAAAGAATCCAGCTGCTGTGAAGATCAGCCCATGGACATTAGCACGATTGAATGCAGAGGATGTTTCGAAAGCTGCGGCTGAAGCAAGGAAGAAATCGAAAATTCTCCAGCCTGTGGTGAGAAACAAAGATCCTTACGCTCTTGAAACAAACAGCAGTTTAGGAAGTAGCGGACGTCGCATGGTGCCTAGGCCTGATAACAATAGACGGAGAGCTGGCAAACGAGTTCGACTCCCTGCAGAGCTACCCTTTGAAACCATGAGTAAGATCCCCAGTGATATAGCTCAAAACAGCAGAAGGCCCATGATGACCGAGTCATCAAGCAGTTTAGCTCCCCTTCAGCTTGAAGCACGGAGTGATTTCCGAACAAACCGAGGACTGTCCACCTCAGGTGTTGTTGTTGCTTCTTCACCCGAGAGTAGTTTGGACTCTCCTGACATTCACCCACTACGGGTGTCATCGTCAGGAGTTGAAGACGCTGCACGTCTTGTAGGCCACCTATCATCTGGAACGACTCTTCAGAAGGACACTCCATTGTCCAGGTCAACTAGTGATGGATACGAGGCATCTGGTGGGGAGGATAGCGATCGTGTGCCTACCCGAATTGTGCAAAGATCAACAAGGTGGAGTAGCATTCTTTTTGGCGCTGATCAACAAGATGATAGAGTTAGAAGATTGATGGTACCGTCTTCATCAAGCCAGACTAACATCAGGAAGCATTGA